In Rhodanobacter humi, the following are encoded in one genomic region:
- a CDS encoding MocR-like pyridoxine biosynthesis transcription factor PdxR, translating into MFLDLDGDGPQYAQLTRALKGAILDGRMAAGARLPPTRELAQELAVSRTTVLAAYEQLRAEGFINGRVGSGSYVTRLQIAPALQPADSEAIPPASRYAERARRLRNRGIAGMHHGLRYDLLYGDPVTNPALNAAWGRELARAAAYSSLKVTSSWGLPALRQQICDYLARRRGVQARPENLLIVTGTQQAYALCARALLDEGDTVVLEEPHYFGAHHVLDAHGADFLPVRTDDDGLVCSDLPDMPPKLISVTPSHQFPTGAVMSLPRRLELLRYAASKRCWIVEDDYDGELRYDGHPLAALRSLDESDRVIYVGTFSKTLFGALRLGYMVLPTALCNDFNTAKYLIDMSSPGIEQAALAHFMESGGFERHLRHARKELKTRREALIEGLRRHAGERVQIVHSPAGMHVVAWLNGYDHARAEALIAYAHDRGLGLHPIAPHYLAPPARPGLLLGYCNLSTTELREAMRLFGECLAAVPAAAG; encoded by the coding sequence ATGTTCCTCGACCTGGACGGCGACGGGCCGCAGTACGCACAACTGACCCGCGCGCTGAAGGGCGCCATCCTCGATGGCCGCATGGCCGCCGGCGCGCGCCTGCCGCCCACGCGTGAACTCGCGCAGGAGCTCGCGGTGTCGCGCACCACCGTGCTGGCCGCCTACGAGCAGCTGCGCGCGGAAGGCTTCATCAACGGCCGCGTCGGTTCGGGCAGCTACGTGACCCGCCTGCAGATCGCGCCGGCCTTGCAGCCCGCCGACAGCGAGGCCATCCCCCCCGCTTCGCGCTACGCGGAACGTGCCCGACGGTTGCGGAACCGCGGCATCGCGGGCATGCATCACGGCCTGCGCTACGACCTGCTGTACGGCGATCCGGTGACCAATCCCGCGCTGAACGCCGCGTGGGGACGCGAACTGGCGCGCGCCGCCGCCTACTCGTCGCTCAAGGTGACCAGCTCGTGGGGCTTGCCGGCCCTGCGCCAGCAGATCTGCGACTACCTGGCGCGCCGACGCGGCGTGCAGGCGCGCCCGGAGAACCTGCTGATCGTCACCGGTACCCAGCAAGCCTATGCGTTGTGTGCGCGCGCACTGCTTGACGAAGGCGACACCGTGGTACTGGAGGAGCCGCACTACTTCGGTGCCCATCACGTCCTCGATGCGCACGGCGCGGACTTTCTCCCGGTGCGCACCGACGACGACGGCCTGGTCTGCAGCGACTTGCCGGACATGCCGCCGAAACTGATCAGCGTGACGCCATCGCACCAGTTCCCCACCGGCGCGGTGATGTCGCTGCCGCGCCGGCTCGAACTGCTGCGCTACGCCGCCAGCAAGCGCTGCTGGATCGTCGAGGACGACTACGACGGCGAACTGCGCTACGACGGCCACCCGCTGGCCGCGCTGCGCTCGCTCGACGAGAGCGACCGCGTGATCTACGTGGGCACCTTCTCCAAGACCTTGTTCGGCGCGTTGCGCCTCGGCTACATGGTGCTGCCGACGGCGCTGTGCAACGACTTCAACACCGCCAAATACCTCATCGACATGTCGTCCCCCGGCATCGAGCAGGCGGCGCTCGCGCACTTCATGGAAAGCGGCGGCTTCGAGCGACACCTGCGCCATGCGCGCAAGGAACTGAAGACCCGCCGCGAAGCGCTGATCGAAGGCCTGCGCCGCCACGCCGGCGAACGCGTGCAGATCGTGCACTCGCCGGCCGGCATGCACGTGGTGGCGTGGCTGAACGGTTACGACCACGCGCGCGCCGAGGCGCTGATTGCATACGCACACGACCGCGGGCTCGGCCTGCACCCGATCGCGCCGCATTACCTCGCGCCACCGGCCCGGCCCGGCCTGCTGCTCGGCTACTGCAACCTGTCGACCACCGAATTGCGCGAGGCGATGCGGCTGTTTGGCGAGTGTCTGGCCGCAGTCCCGGCCGCGGCGGGCTGA
- a CDS encoding 2OG-Fe(II) oxygenase, protein MNNRTAISPELREWILATTRAGHGPQDVLELMRAHGYEPRQSRAIVAEVLQLQLAALDADAAVPAGRRTKHPEGPLATVGDREIRVALSMNRPALRVLDGLLSGEECDELIALAQPRMARALTVDAAGKQQVDHRRTSVGMFFKLGELPLVARLEQRIAELLDIPVSHGEGLQILHYLPGQEYQPHYDWFDPDQPGYATITARGGQRIASVVMYLNTPEAGGGTAFPEVGLTVSALRGSAVYFAYEGGDASSLHAGLPVQRGEKWIATKWLRERPY, encoded by the coding sequence ATGAACAACCGCACTGCGATCAGCCCCGAACTGCGTGAATGGATCCTCGCCACCACGCGTGCCGGCCACGGCCCGCAGGACGTGCTCGAACTGATGCGGGCACATGGCTACGAACCGCGGCAGAGCCGCGCCATCGTGGCGGAAGTGCTGCAACTGCAGCTCGCTGCCCTGGACGCGGATGCCGCCGTGCCGGCGGGACGCCGAACGAAGCACCCCGAGGGGCCGCTGGCCACGGTGGGCGATCGCGAGATACGGGTCGCGCTGAGCATGAACCGGCCGGCGCTGCGCGTGCTCGACGGCCTGCTCTCGGGCGAGGAATGCGACGAGCTGATCGCGCTGGCCCAGCCGCGCATGGCGCGCGCGCTCACCGTGGACGCGGCCGGCAAGCAGCAGGTCGACCACCGGCGCACCAGCGTGGGCATGTTCTTCAAGCTGGGCGAGCTGCCGCTGGTGGCGCGGCTGGAACAGCGCATCGCCGAGCTGCTCGACATCCCGGTGAGCCACGGCGAGGGCCTGCAGATCCTGCACTACCTGCCCGGCCAGGAATACCAGCCGCATTATGACTGGTTCGATCCCGACCAGCCCGGCTACGCCACGATCACCGCGCGCGGCGGCCAGCGCATCGCCAGCGTGGTGATGTACCTCAACACGCCCGAGGCCGGCGGCGGCACCGCGTTCCCCGAGGTCGGCCTCACCGTCAGCGCACTGCGCGGTTCGGCCGTCTATTTCGCCTACGAGGGCGGCGACGCCAGCTCGCTGCACGCCGGCCTGCCGGTGCAGCGCGGCGAGAAGTGGATCGCCACCAAGTGGCTGCGCGAGCGGCCGTATTGA
- the ppa gene encoding inorganic diphosphatase, with amino-acid sequence MGLHLVPAGRNVPDEINVIIEIPKDAEPVKYEVDKDSGAIFVDRILSTPMRYPCNYGYVPGTLGGDGDPLDVVVILPLPLAVGSVIRCHPVGMLKMTDEAGSDEKLVVIPSPKVFPGYAHINDMKGVSPHWLERIGHFFEHYKDLEKGKWVKVDGWVGAEEAKAEIIAGVARYKASKA; translated from the coding sequence ATGGGTCTGCACCTGGTTCCCGCCGGCCGCAACGTGCCGGACGAAATCAACGTCATCATCGAAATCCCCAAGGATGCCGAGCCGGTCAAGTACGAGGTGGACAAGGACTCGGGCGCGATCTTCGTCGACCGCATCCTGTCCACGCCGATGCGCTACCCCTGCAACTACGGTTACGTGCCGGGCACGCTGGGCGGCGATGGCGATCCGCTGGACGTGGTGGTGATCCTGCCGCTGCCGCTGGCCGTCGGCTCGGTGATCCGCTGCCACCCGGTCGGCATGCTGAAGATGACCGACGAGGCCGGCAGCGACGAGAAGCTGGTGGTGATCCCCTCGCCCAAGGTGTTCCCCGGCTACGCCCACATCAACGACATGAAGGGCGTCTCGCCGCACTGGCTGGAACGCATCGGCCACTTCTTCGAGCACTACAAGGACCTGGAGAAGGGCAAGTGGGTGAAGGTGGATGGCTGGGTCGGCGCCGAGGAGGCCAAGGCCGAGATCATCGCCGGCGTCGCGCGCTACAAGGCTTCCAAGGCCTGA
- a CDS encoding zinc-binding alcohol dehydrogenase family protein — protein sequence MKAVALTRYLPIDDPYSLVDVELPQPIPGAHDLLVRVEAVSVNPVDTKLRAPKPQVEAQPKVLGYDAAGTVEAVGAEAQGFRPGDRVYYAGDVTRPGSNAEFQLVDARLAAAMPRSMDFADAAALPLVAVTAWELLFQRMPFDSEHGGKGKSLLVIAGAGGVGSIAIQLARRAGFTVIATASRPETLDWCRAMGAQHVVNHREPLAPQLAALGFPQVDAALNLADTDRYWDTLGELLAPQGHVGLIVEPSGALKIGDPYKAKCIGIHWEFMFARARWKTPDMAEQGRILVRVAQLIDADELKSIQREALSPINAANLREAHRRLESGASIGKLVLTGW from the coding sequence ATGAAAGCCGTCGCCCTCACCCGCTACTTGCCTATCGACGATCCCTACTCGCTGGTCGACGTGGAATTGCCGCAGCCGATACCCGGCGCGCACGACCTGCTGGTGCGTGTGGAAGCCGTCTCGGTGAACCCGGTCGACACCAAGCTGCGCGCGCCGAAGCCGCAGGTGGAAGCGCAGCCGAAGGTGCTGGGCTACGACGCCGCCGGCACGGTCGAGGCCGTGGGCGCCGAGGCGCAGGGCTTCCGCCCCGGCGATCGCGTGTACTACGCCGGCGACGTCACCCGCCCGGGCAGCAATGCCGAATTCCAGCTGGTGGATGCACGGCTGGCGGCGGCGATGCCGCGCTCGATGGATTTCGCCGACGCCGCCGCGTTGCCGCTGGTGGCGGTCACAGCGTGGGAGCTGTTGTTCCAGCGCATGCCGTTCGACAGCGAGCACGGCGGCAAGGGCAAGTCGCTGCTGGTGATCGCCGGCGCGGGCGGCGTGGGCTCGATCGCGATCCAGCTGGCACGGCGCGCGGGCTTCACGGTGATCGCCACCGCCTCACGTCCCGAGACCCTGGACTGGTGTCGCGCGATGGGCGCGCAGCACGTGGTGAACCATCGCGAACCGCTGGCGCCGCAGCTCGCCGCACTGGGCTTTCCCCAGGTCGACGCCGCGCTCAACCTCGCCGACACCGACCGCTACTGGGACACGCTGGGCGAGCTGCTGGCGCCGCAAGGCCACGTGGGCCTGATCGTGGAGCCGAGCGGCGCGCTGAAGATCGGCGATCCGTACAAGGCCAAGTGCATCGGCATCCACTGGGAATTCATGTTCGCGCGGGCGCGCTGGAAAACACCGGACATGGCCGAGCAGGGCCGCATCCTCGTGCGCGTGGCGCAACTGATTGATGCGGACGAGCTGAAGAGCATCCAGCGCGAGGCGCTGAGTCCGATCAATGCGGCGAACCTGCGCGAGGCGCATCGCCGGCTGGAATCGGGCGCCAGCATAGGCAAGCTGGTGCTGACCGGCTGGTGA